A stretch of DNA from Cryptomeria japonica chromosome 4, Sugi_1.0, whole genome shotgun sequence:
CTCTTTATGGAAGGAAGGAAAATGTGTAGAGATATGAAAGCCTCTAAGGTGGCTATACCAAAATTCCTCAAAGGAAAGGAGGGCAACAAACTGGTTAAGAAGGCTAATAGAGGCTGCAAGGTCAAATCCCTCAAATCCATCTGGGCATTTGTGGTCAAGGTAATTATGCAATATTTACTATTTTTAGCTCTCAATTTACTTTGTTAAAGCACTTTAGGCACAAATAGAAGGTTTCCTTTCCTTATTACTTGCTTTCTTCATTAGAATTTGGGATAAAGAGCATAGTAAGAGTGCGaggaaccctattttgcatgaggGTTTAATCCTCCTTATCCTTCAACATGTTAAGGATCTCTCCTTTCCATCTAAAGCTAGGGTTCAAAGGGTGGTCCCCCTCAATATGATGAGGAATTAGGGTTTGAGACAATATATGATATGGAAATTGAAATAGAGGATGAGGAGTTTGGGAAAGTGGACTAGAATACTAAAGATAATGAGTCTGATTCCTAGAAGATTGAAGCCTCCCCCCATCTGATGTGTGAAGGGTAAgagtaaaaaaagaaagaaaaaaaccaaTGTGGTTACTTTTgagttcaatggttcaaattcTACGGGTGATGGTTCTGCGGGTAAGCGTAATTAAGGGGGCGAAAAAGGAAATAATGTTGGGAACCATGGCATGCCTTCCATGGGAAAAAGATTTCTAGGGGATACCAATTTCCTTCCCTCTCCCCCTAGAAGTAGTGAGGATAGAATGGGCCATCCCCCTTTCCCTAAAAAATTGTAGAAGGATTCTCCTCACTTGAATTGTGATAGAAAAGACCTGGATGACTTGCTCGAGGTGGCCAGGGATGTGGTTGTGCATTAGTTTAGTATGTCGAAGTTGTTATTTCTTGAGATCAACCAAATCAATATCAGAATATGATGTATGCAAAGTAATATTACTTCTTTCTAAAACAAAGATAGTAATGCCAAGTTTGAGGAGGATGATAAGAAAATGTTGGCAATTCTTGAAAATGTAGCTAAAGATGTTTGTACCATGAACATGGACTATGATGAGCAAATTGATGGGCTTGAGGCCAAGATAAAAAAAGGTGCATGACAATTTGATAAGCCTAGTCAACGTGAGTTATAAGGCTATTCATAATAGTGTTAAGTGCATAAAGTGTGATGTTGATAAGTGGCATAAGCTTCAGGCTTCTAAATCTTTTAATACTATTTGTGTGGATTTGGAGAATTTTGATAAGGTAATCGGGTGGTGACTAAGAAGGGATCATGCTCTCGAACTAGGGACAACTTAAGAAGTTTGTTGACCAAGCTAAAAATGATATGCAGGAGATGAACAATATGTATCAAAATTTAAACCAATTGGAGGTTAAGGTTGTTGAGGCCCTTAAAAACCTCCATTAATGGTGTTTGTCTGTTTTTCCATCCTCTTTCTAGTATGTGCATGTGTCTTTTTTATTGGTGTGTTCCTAATTTTTTGTTGGAAGTGGGTTGTTGGTTGGCTATGAATATCTTAATGGTAGTTGTTTGTAAATAGtgtttcgagtcccttcaaaacctactttaccGTTAATAAAAATTAACTTGTGAAAATGGATGGAAGAGGGTCTAATTTGACTTTTTGAATCTAAAAAATTGGGGTTTAGATTTGTGGGCAAGAAAATAATCTAGATCAATTCTACACATGCATACCTGAGCCAAGGTAGCAAATAATATAGcttgaaatgaaaaaaaattaatttttaaagatAAATGATTGTACCATCAAGGTAGGAATATATTGTTTGCTAATTTCCATACAAAATACACCATCTTACATGCTAATCAATACAAAAAAAGACAACCTAATTATTATGAATACAAAacgtaaaataaattttaaaagcaCAAATATATGATTAAAGACGTGAAAATTCCATAATAGTTTGCTACTTGCCTATCATTTCTCTTCTCTATCTCATCATGATAGATATGAAATATGATAAAaatcattaataaaaataataatttacataattaaatccaaatatatactaaacaaaattacaaatataCAATTTTCACCACTACAAATTTCTAATTTCAACTTAATATAACCTTCTCTCCACCCACCCAAAACCACCCCCAACCAAAAAAATCCTTTATCCAAAAGAAAAACCAAACTACCTCCCACCAAATGAAAAGTGACccccaaaataaaatataaaaaacaatttacTGTCCATGTTAATCTACTTTTGAAAATTTTAGAGCCTAAAGTTGAAAATGACATTTCCCTTCGATTTTGAAATTGTGATTGAAGCCATGGGAGTTTGGTTAGAAAAGACACAAAGTCTTGTCGTTATATGCCTTATCGACTCTAACATCctatcaaaacaaaaaacaaaataactTGTACCAATGTGACCGTTGTATACATTTGAACACGAGTATATGCTTTGAGTTTATACATAGATGGCTCCATTAAAGATAATTTTGCTTGCAACACAAGTTCAATTAATTAAGCATGAGTAGGACCACTGGGAAACCTATTCAAAGTTTTCTTCAAGGCATGCTCATGAATAGTTCCCACAATCAAAGCTTAGAATGAATAACCCCACTCTGAAATCATAGATGGAATAAATTAGTTAGTGTTACAGTAATTATTGGTATTCATTCATTACACTCCATTAGTCCTATTTACAAGATGGGTATCTCTCTATTCTCCACATAATCACAGAGCAATTCCTTTATTCTCATGCCTTTTTGTTGTTCTGCAACAAAGATGGCATACTCCTGCAGGGAATATAACAATGAGGATGCAACCCTAGACTGGGATGACCCTTGCATAGGAGGAGAATCTCCTGCATTTTTCTATCCATCATACTTTGTGCCCAACCCATCCTCTGAAAGGAAGTGCCTGAGTCCTGTTCCACTCGGTCCTGTAAATTCTTCATGTTGTTCTCCATTcataaggtctttaaatgatgaTACTAATGCTTATGCACTCTCTGGCTATAGCTACTCAAAAAGCTCCCCCAATGATAATCATGGCAGGAAAATGCACAAAGGAAGGATGCctattgaagaggaagaggatgaagaaATGGGTTTCTATAGAGGAGTGAGAAGGTATTATGAGAATAGTACGTGCATTTGCCTTTTTTTCCAGGTGATTCTGTGGTTGCTGGTTTCTGTGGGCATCTTTATTGTGCTGTTTTCCATTGCAACGAGGCCTGGGTCCCCTGAGCTCTCAGTAAAGGTACTAATTCATTCATTCCGTGTTTGTTTCCTTAATGAGAAGCTAACTTACTCTTGACATAAACCCAATTCAGCAAAGGCCACAGTAGCAGGCCCGTGCAATCTTTAAATGCATGAATTGCAGAGTCCATAATTGTGCTATTGTTATTTTATGGCTTAATAGGAATGCCTATCTTGACATTCTTCTGTAAAGAGAGGCATGCCCACCAGCTCCCAAATTGAGTTCTTGTGGTTTAGAGTTTTGTTGATATTAATTGACAGATTTTTTTTGCAGTTCAGATAAGATTGCTTCTGGATTTAACTTAGGTTTTCAATTGTTGATATTGTTCCCAAATGGATGAATTACTGAATTTATATCAACACAGAGGGGCTTCTCTATCCGGTTTTGAACTTGAGAAACTTATAGACAAGAACCCTGTTCACCAACAGTGAAGAGTTTGATTGAGGTTCCATATTCTTAGGCAATGTATGTTAAGCAATTTATTTGTATGGTGACATGTGATGAGAGTAACAAATAAATCTTTTAATATCTTTTGAATGTACTGTCTGCAATGTCTGGATCTTCAGCTCAGTATGTTGATATGGTAACTATGCCTGCAATTTTATGTGCATGAATTTCACAGTGCTGTTTAGTTTTATAAGGGGTAACCAAAACCTTATTTTTGTTCCAATAAATTCTATAATAGTAGAGAGTAGCTTCGGGATTCAATTGTGTGAGATTTGTTAgacatcaatgtttcgg
This window harbors:
- the LOC131069015 gene encoding uncharacterized protein LOC131069015 — protein: MPFCCSATKMAYSCREYNNEDATLDWDDPCIGGESPAFFYPSYFVPNPSSERKCLSPVPLGPVNSSCCSPFIRSLNDDTNAYALSGYSYSKSSPNDNHGRKMHKGRMPIEEEEDEEMGFYRGVRRYYENSTCICLFFQVILWLLVSVGIFIVLFSIATRPGSPELSVKRIAFHEFGVSQGSDKSGVPTKVFSCSSNITLELDNRSQFFGVHVHPTHITMSFAELTIATGQGAEIYVERDSTMSFNVHSGAKRKAVYGAGPSMLHLLQSRGGLPIVMHINIESSIRVVWDLVKPKFSHHIVCHMLVNKSNGGHHLKLAQTSCSYHAS